AGCGACAGGTTCGCCACCGCCGGCTTCTGGGCGTTGGCGCGCACCCAGTCCACCCCCGCGATGATCCCGGAGGTGGAGCCGGATCCGCTGCAGTTCAGCACCTTCACCCCGCGCAGCTGCGCCTTCTTGGCCACGCCGTACGTCTTCGAGCCCACGGTGCCGGCCACGTGCGTGCCGTGCCCGTTGCAGTCGTCGGCGGTCTCGCCGGAGATGGCGTTGTACACGCTCTGGGCGCGCCCCTCGAACTCCGGGTGGCCCGGCTGGAGCCCGGTGTCCAGGACGTAGGCGCGGACGCTGGACGCAGTGGCGGTGTAGGTGTAGGTGCCGGAGAGCGGCAGGTTGCGCTGGTCGATCCGGTCGATCCCCCAGGTGGCGCCGCTCTGCGTGGTGGCGGCGGTCATCACCTGGTCGGGCTCCACGTACTCCACGGCGGGATTGTGGCGCAGCGCGGCGAGCTGCCCCTGGTTAAGCTCGGCGGCGAAGCCGCTCAGCGCGGCGGCGTAGACGAAGCGGGGGCTCACCCCCGCGGCCGCGGCCACCGAGCGCGGATCGGCGCCCGGCTTCAGCACGACCACGTACGAGCCCTCGATCGCCCGGCCGGAGGCGGCGAGGAGCGGCGCGGGCCCGGCGGAAACGGGCGCCGTGGCGACGGGCCCCTGGTCCGAGCAGGCGGCGAGTGCCGCGACGGAGACGGCGAGCAGGGCGGGACGGAACGGGCGCATGTACGACCTCCGGTGGAGTAGGGGGGATCGGAAAGACCGCGCGGCCGGGAGGCGGGCAGGCCGGACCACGGCGCGTGGAAGCGCCGTATGCAGACCCTACAGCATGGAACAAGCCAAGTATTGCGGGCGCGGTAAGTGGAGGCGGGCCAGGTCTTTGCCTTCCTTGCAGCGCGGCGCGCCCGCTGCCAGGAATGGTGCGCCGGGAGCGGTGCCGCTACAGAATGGTGCAGCAGACGGCGCTGGCCTGGCGGCGGGCGTAGCGGCTACGCTCCGTACAGCGCCCGGTAGATCGCGATGTTGCGGGTGAGGATCTTCACGTAGTCCCGCGTCTCCTCGTACGGGATCCGCTCGGTGAACAGCTCCTCGTCCCGGTACTCGGGGAAGCGCTTCCATCGCTCCACCCGCGTCGGTCCGGCGTTGTATGCCGAGAAGACGGAGGGCAGGCTCCCCCGGTACTCGCGCATCTGGTCGGCCAGGTAGCGGACGCCCATGTGGACGTTGATCTCCGGGTTGTAGAGGATCTCCGGGTCCCACTGCCGGATGTCCGCCGCCTGGGCGATCTTCCGACCCGTCTCCGGCATGATCTGCATGAGCCCGCGCGCCCCGACCGGCGAGGCGATCCGCGCCTTGAAGGTGGACTCCTGCCGGATCAGCGCGGCCACCAGGAAGGGGTCCAGCTTCCGCTCCCGGGCCTCCGCCGCGATCATCTCCCGGTACGGGAAGGGGTAGACGATGCGCAGCAGGCGCGGGTTCCAGCGCCCCGCCTCCCGGTGCAGGCGGTAGCCCAGGTTGATGCCGTGCACGGTGTACCCGCGCTCGATCAGCCCCTCCGCGAGCGGGTAGAGCAGGGCGGCGTCG
This DNA window, taken from Longimicrobiaceae bacterium, encodes the following:
- a CDS encoding S8 family peptidase; the encoded protein is MRPFRPALLAVSVAALAACSDQGPVATAPVSAGPAPLLAASGRAIEGSYVVVLKPGADPRSVAAAAGVSPRFVYAAALSGFAAELNQGQLAALRHNPAVEYVEPDQVMTAATTQSGATWGIDRIDQRNLPLSGTYTYTATASSVRAYVLDTGLQPGHPEFEGRAQSVYNAISGETADDCNGHGTHVAGTVGSKTYGVAKKAQLRGVKVLNCSGSGSTSGIIAGVDWVRANAQKPAVANLSLGGAYSASLNTAVDNLASSGVFVAVAAGNSNADACNYSPASAASAYTTAASNSDDTRRSTSNYGSCVDGFAPGGSITSTWLNGGTSTISGTSMASPHVAGVAALYKATYGDAASSTIDTWIKNNSTTGVVKNVPSGTPNRLLYKAGL